The following are encoded together in the Corticium candelabrum chromosome 1, ooCorCand1.1, whole genome shotgun sequence genome:
- the LOC134195932 gene encoding 52 kDa repressor of the inhibitor of the protein kinase-like: protein MAHQQSIAAFFRAAHKRPSSEAGRLDAGGEQHNDREDCQPPNRRPRLCSVLTEESNSHPTSNLDTQVQDTVRENATTCTDFVGRPFDVGLTIKIGMSVKEVSTAVSALSGGEKYKLLFRHTSPPTVLPSTRSYGCNRKFNTDWLTKYSWLVYSPANDAVYCAPCALLCSEKTRADKGLFVNVPFRNWVKLSESLAAHAKHTYHAHCMDEADTFRAVVDNPDSRLDVMVRTVLQDRLTTNKHILQQIVRAILYLTKQGLALRGHREGISSSSNPGNFLALLKNQAANDAVLKKHLEQPLARNGTYLSPRSQNDIMGIIGFDIIRAKIVEEVKEAKFYAVLADEISSHNVEHLAVCLRFVDASGEIREEFVSFVKMVRVRAVDIEQAITGLLTNLGLSLEDLRGQGYDGASTMSGEKSGVQRRILDKQPKAVYTHCSGHSLNLVIAQACAEPCVRNCISVIKAITLWIRASPKREGLLKQVCERQQQAGAAHGSPLLNVCITRWVENIDGWQRFMQCHPYLVELCEVIIYGSRHYAMFSDGFSADDKKDAVAHLKSLESFSFIYAMVVLHRTLSYVREPIKRLQGVSQDLYSGLMMIEDCQKELLSIRFNADELTAFSDRIYNHSCCLAAKSDIAPVVPRTCQRQQHRSNYQCSDPKQYFKVTVLLPFLDHLLADLKARFAKHVQKVARLQSLLPSSISETSSFQDIEEAVIFYSADLPNPDIVDEEFVRWKRKWLNIPPQSRSQSLKDCLAPGVCTMPNLRVLMQLFATLPLSTCSCERSGSALRRLNTYLRSTQSEDRLAAAALIHVNYATPVDINHVCKLFMQKHPRRIEAPSMLFDNS from the coding sequence ATGGCGCATCAACAGAGCATTGCAGCGTTCTTCCGTGCGGCTCATAAAAGGCCATCAAGCGAAGCTGGTCGACTCGATGCGGGCGGTGAGCAACATAATGATCGTGAGGACTGCCAGCCACCGAACCGACGGCCACGGCTTTGCTCTGTGTTGACTGAGGAAAGCAACAGCCACCCGACGTCAAATCTAGACACTCAGGTCCAAGACACGGTGAGGGAGAATGCCACGACGTGCACGGATTTCGTTGGTCGCCCATTTGACGTAGGTCTCACTATCAAGATTGGAATGTCAGTCAAAGAAGTGTCCACAGCCGTTTCAGCGCTTTCCGGAGGTGAGAAGTACAAATTACTCTTTAGGCATACTTCGCCGCCTACCGTACTGCCTTCTACTCGTTCGTATGGCTGTAACCGCAAGTTTAACACGGATTGGCTTACTAAATACTCGTGGCTAGTCTACAGCCCAGCCAATGATGCTGTGTATTGTGCACCATGCGCTCTGTTGTGTTCAGAGAAGACTCGTGCTGACAAAGGCCTCTTTGTAAACGTGCCTTTTCGCAACTGGGTGAAGCTGAGCGAGTCGCTGGCAGCTCATGCAAAACACACGTATCATGCTCACTGCATGGACGAAGCAGATACATTCAGAGCAGTTGTAGATAACCCTGATTCTAGACTTGATGTTATGGTACGCACGGTACTGCAAGATCGCTTGACCACAAATAAGCATATTTTGCAACAGATAGTTCGTGCCATACTGTATTTGACGAAACAAGGATTAGCACTGCGTGGACACCGAGAAGGGATTTCATCCAGCAGTAATCCTGGAAATTTCTTGGCATTGCTTAAGAACCAAGCTGCTAATGATGCAGTCTTGAAGAAGCACCTGGAACAGCCCTTGGCACGGAATGGTACATACCTGTCACCAAGGTCACAGAATGATATAATGGGTATTATCGGTTTTGACATTATTCGCGCAAAAATTGTTGAGGAAGTGAAAGAGGCCAAGTTTTATGCTGTGTTGGCAGATGAAATTTCCAGTCACAATGTGGAACACTTGGCTGTTTGCCTGAGGTTTGTAGATGCGTCTGGTGAGATACGAGAAGAATTTGTTTCATTCGTAAAAATGGTACGAGTTCGTGCTGTTGATATTGAACAGGCTATCACTGGACTTCTGACAAACCTTGGTCTTTCACTTGAGGATCTCCGTGGACAGGGTTATGATGGAGCGTCAACAATGAGTGGAGAGAAGTCAGGTGTTCAGAGAAGAATTCTAGACAAGCAGCCAAAGGCAGTATACACTCACTGTTCCGGTCATTCCCTCAACCTTGTAATAGCACAAGCCTGTGCAGAGCCATGCGTCCgaaattgtatttctgtcaTCAAGGCCATCACTCTTTGGATTAGAGCATCACCAAAGAGGGAAGGTCTACTAAAGCAAGTATGTGAAAGGCAACAGCAAGCTGGAGCAGCACATGGCTCTCCTCTGCTTAATGTTTGTATAACCAGATGGGTGGAGAATATTGATGGGTGGCAGCGCTTCATGCAGTGTCATCCATACCTAGTAGAGCTGTGCGAAGTAATAATTTATGGGAGTAGACACTACGCCATGTTTAGTGACGGATTCTCTGCTGATGACAAGAAGGATGCGGTTGCGCATTTAAAGTCCTTGGAATCCTTCTCTTTTATTTATGCAATGGTTGTTTTGCACCGTACGCTCTCGTACGTTCGAGAACCCATTAAAAGGTTGCAGGGAGTTTCTCAAGATCTCTACTCTGGCTTGATGATGATAGAAGATTGTCAGAAAGAGCTTCTTAGCATACGTTTCAACGCAGATGAACTGACTGCATTTTCAgacagaatttacaaccacaGTTGCTGCCTTGCTGCTAAGTCTGATATTGCTCCAGTTGTGCCCAGAACTTGCCAACGGCAGCAGCATCGTTCTAATTATCAATGCTCTGATCCCAAGCAGTACTTTAAAGTTACAGTTCTCCTGCCCTTTTTAGATCATTTGCTTGCAGACTTGAAAGCCCGATTTGCAAAGCATGTGCAGAAAGTTGCTAGACTACAATCACTCCTGCCGTCTTCTATCAGTGAAACATCATCTTTTCAGGACATTGAAGAGGCTGTAATATTCTACAGTGCTGACTTGCCGAACCCTGACATTGTTGATGAGGAATTTGTTCGTTGGAAGAGAAAATGGCTCAACATTCCTCCGCAGTCTCGTTCCCAATCTCTGAAAGACTGCCTGGCTCCTGGTGTCTGCACAATGCCAAACCTGCGTGTCCTTATGCAGCTTTTTGCAACACTGCCTCTGAGCACTTGTTCCTGTGAGCGATCCGGTTCTGCTCTGCGACGGCTCAACACCTACCTGCGCAGCACTCAGAGTGAAGACCgtcttgctgctgcagctctCATCCACGTCAACTACGCTACAcctgttgatattaaccacGTCTGCAAACTGTTTATGCAGAAACATCCACGTAGAATTGAAGCACCTAGTATGCTGTTTGATAACTCTTGA
- the LOC134195835 gene encoding uncharacterized protein K02A2.6-like, whose amino-acid sequence MVDQEPQASNGRAQIADAPRGPLLGKPSRYVPGGDWPSYTEQMDFFFVANGVSNAQHKKAILLTNVPTETFQLIKDLLAPTPPSDGGVTYEQIVQVVKDHVKPEQSPLVSRYEFDTRVRKSTESVSDFVKVLRHLAAKCKFHDDQRNERLRDRFIAGIKDDRMLRTLLGETLTDLTFDKAVQRCVAMEQASRDVETLRGEAGLQPRPHEDTVGMAEVHQMTTGSTTCYRCGGAHEARECRFRTATCFRCQKQGHVQRMCRTKPGPRKEVQSDKGPIRKENKKKPAMKCLEAWEKEEHSESDSDLYNLFSLGRNHAMEVQVQIERKPIVMELDTGAAVSVISHEEYKRKLRQQVSIKETDLLLHTYTGETVKPMGVCTVNVEHNHQKQQLPLYVLPGKGPALLGREWLKAIRLQWSLLHLNATQELEDLLARHPNVFGLGLGRMKGIKARIALRSDSTPRFWKARPVAFARKKAVEQELDRLESEDVIERVQHSEWAAPIVTPVKKGGNVRICGDFKVTVNPQLEIDTYPLPRIEEIYAGLGGGKHFTVIDLKQAYLQMELQEDSQLAMTINTHRGLYRFKRLPFGVASAPAIWQRAMEQVLMGIPGTRCYLDDIIITGHTLEDHLTNLEMVLHRLEEYGLKNIVAT is encoded by the exons atggtcGATCAAGAACCACAAGCTAGCAACGGCAGAGCACAGATAGCAGACGCACCCCGTGGACCACTGCTAGGGAAGCCGAGTCGCTACGTTCCGGGAGGAGATTGGCCAAGCTATACGGAACAGATGGATTTCTTCTTCGTGGCTAATGGTGTGTCAAACGCGCAGCACAAGAAAGCAATCTTGCTGACGAATGTTCCCACAGAAACATTCCAATTGATCAAGGACCTGTTGGCGCCAACACCACCTAGCGACGGCGGCGTCACATATGAACAGATCGTACAGGTGGTAAAGGACCACGTCAAGCCCGAACAATCTCCTCTCGTGAGTCGTTATGAATTTGACACTAGGGTGCGTAAATCTACGGAGTCGGTGAGTGATTTTGTCAAAGTCCTCAGGCACCTAGCAGCAAAGTGCAAATTCCACGATGACCAAAGAAATGAGCGTCTCAGAGACAGATTCATAGCGGGTATCAAAGATGATCGGATGTTGAGGACGCTATTAGGAGAGACGTTGACGGACCTTACGTTTGACAAAGCCGTACAACGTTGTGTGGCAATGGAGCAAGCCAGTAGGGATGTGGAGACGCTCAGAGGAGAGGCAGGACTCCAACCACGACCACACGAAGACACGGTCGGGATGGCTGAGGTTCATCAAATGACAACGGGATCAACCACATGTTATCGATGCGGAGGAGCACATGAAGCCAGAGAGTGTCGATTTAGAACAGCTACATGTTTTCGTTGTCAAAAACAAGGACATGTACAAAGGATGTGCAGGACCAAACCAGGTCCAAGAAAAGAAGTCCAATCTGACAAGGGACCAATTCGGAAGGAAAATAAGAAGAAACCAGCGATGAAATGCCTGGAAGCATGGGAGAAGGAGGAACATAGTGAGAGTGACAGTGacttgtacaacttgttcAGTCTTGGCAGAAACCACGCCATGGAGGTACAGGTGCAAATTGAACGGAAACCCATTGTCATGGAATTAGACACTGGGGCGGCCGTATCAGTCATAAGTCATGAGGAATACAAGAGGAAACTAAGACAGCAGGTCTCCATCAAAGAGACAGATCTGTTGCTGCACACGTATACTGGAGAGACCGTCAAACCAATGGGAGTGTGCACAGTGAACGTAGAACATAATCACCAGAAACAACAGTTGCCCTTGTATGTACTACCCGGAAAAGGGCCAGCTCTTTTGGGACGAGAATGGCTGAAAGCCATCCGACTGCAATGGTCACTCCTCCATCTGAACGCAACTCAAGAACTAGAAGACCTGCTAGCACGACACCCCAATGTGTTTGGATTGGGGTTGGGGCGCATGAAAGGCATCAAGGCCCGAATAGCGTTGCGGAGTGACAGCACACCACGTTTTTGGAAGGCAAGACCGGTGGCTTTCGCGAGGAAGAAAGCCGTGGAGCAAGAACTAGATAGGCTGGAGTCTGAGGACGTGATAGAACGGGTACAGCACAGCGAGTGGGCGGCGCCAATAGTTACTCCTGTCAAGAAAGGAGGCAACGTTCGGATTTGCGGCGATTTTAAAGTGACCGTTAACCCACAGCTAGAGATAGACACCTACCCACTCCCTCGAATTGAGGAGATTTATGCAGGCTTGGGAGGAGGGAAACACTTCACAGTCATCGACCTGAAGCAAGCCTACTTGCAAATGGAGCTGCAAGAAGACTCCCAGTTGGCAATGACCATCAACACCCATAGGGGCCTGTATCGGTTCAAGCGCCTACCGTTCGGAGTAGCTTCAGCCCCAGCAATATGGCAACGAGCGATGGAACAAGTTCTGATGGGAATACCGGGCACCAGATGCTACCTGGACGATATCATCATCACGGGCCACACCCTAGAAGACCACTTGACCAACTTGGAGATGGTTCTTCATCGGCTGGAGGAGTATGGCTTGAAG AATATTGTGGCCACATAA
- the LOC134185753 gene encoding uncharacterized protein K02A2.6-like: MPVPSSIQQLRSFLGMIQYYARFLPNLSTELAPLHDLLKKDAPWEWGEDQGKSFTKVKQMLLQDRILTHFDPGLPVTLACDSSSYGLGAVLSHMFPDGSERPIAYASRSLSGAEKQYAQIEKEALALYWGVKKFRLYLEGHRFTLITDHQPLKFILSPDKAIPVTAAARLQRWSLFLGAFTYDIQYRPTGQHANCDGLSRLPVDDEIPDRTDDTAIFYNSIVDTLPVTAKDIERASRQDRLISQVMEMVQQGGQSLDTEKELIPFNRRRNELITHQGVLMWGSRVVVPTKLRARVLETLHEGHPGMVKMKGLARSFVWWPGIDGDIEREVRHCVGCQENARTPGRGPLHRWEYPAKPWQRLHVDFAGPLDGQMYLLVIDAYSKWPEIFSMRSTVAEETVATLRTLFARLGLPDQVISDNGPQFTSECFRMFMCKNGIRHVTGHHIIPRRMVRRSVWCNHSREP; this comes from the coding sequence ATGCCAGTACCATCTAGTATTCAACAGCTGAGGTCTTTCCTTGGAATGATCCAATATTACGCCAGATTCTTGCCAAATCTGTCGACGGAGCTTGCACCTTTGCATGACCTGTTGAAAAAGGACGCCCCGTGGGAGTGGGGTGAAGACCAGGGAAAAAGCTTCACCAAGGTCAAACAGATGTTGTTGCAAGATAGGATTCTCACACATTTTGATCCTGGGTTACCAGTAACACTTGCTTGCGACAGTTCATCCTATGGACTAGGCGCAGTCCTTTCACACATGTTTCCGGACGGTAGCGAACGACCCATCGCATATGCTTCCCGTTCTCTAAGCGGGGCGGAGAAACAGTATGCGCAAATAGAGAAGGAGGCGCTCGCACTTTACTGGGGAGTAAAGAAATTCAGACTGTATCTGGAAGGGCACCGGTTTACACTGATCACCGACCATCAACCACTGAAATTTATTTTGAGCCCTGACAAGGCTATTCCAGTCACCGCTGCAGCTCGACTACAACGCTGGAGTTTGTTTCTGGGAGCATTTACATACGACATCCAGTACCGGCCAACAGGGCAACATGCCAACTGTGATGGACTATCACGACTACCTGTGGATGACGAGATTCCAGATCGAACAGATGATACAGCCATTTTTTACAATAGCATTGTGGATACCTTGCCGGTTACAGCAAAAGATATTGAAAGGGCAAGCAGACAAGACCGCCTCATATCTCAGGTCATGGAGATGGTGCAGCAAGGAGGGCAGTCACTGGATACAGAAAAGGAACTGATCCCGTTCAACAGGAGGAGAAACGAATTGATTACACATCAGGGGGTCCTGATGTGGGGATCTCGAGTGGTGGTACCAACCAAGCTTAGAGCAAGGGTGTTGGAAACCTTGCATGAGGGCCATCCCGGGATGGTGAAAATGAAGGGTTTAGCTCGGTCATTCGTGTGGTGGCCGGGCATAGATGGAGACATTGAAAGAGAGGTTCGACACTGTGTAGGATGTCAAGAGAATGCGAGGACACCTGGTAGAGGGCCGCTCCATAGATGGGAGTACCCAGCTAAACCTTGGCAGAGGCTGCACGTAGATTTTGCAGGACCCCTCGACGGACAGATGTATCTTTTGGTCATCGATGCATACAGCAAATGGCCTGAAATTTTTTCCATGAGAAGCACCGTGGCTGAGGAGACAGTGGCAACTTTGCGGACATTGTTTGCTCGGTTGGGCCTACCTGACCAAGTAATATCAGATAACGGTCCACAGTTTACATCAGAGTGTTTCAGAATGTTCATGTGCAAGAATGGTATTCGACATGTCACGGGGCACCATATCATCCCGCGACGAATGGTCAGGCGGAGCGTTTGGTGCAATCATTCAAGAGAGCCATGA